The genomic stretch TTGTGCTGGTTATGACGAGCTTTAACATTAAGTAGAGAAACTAGTTGTTCAATATCAAACTCTTTGCCTTCTTTCATTGCTCTGGATAGGTATCTCTTGATGACTACCCTTTTCTTCggtggaagatcaaggtgtgataGATGCAAATCTATTTCTCTTTGTTTGCTACTTATATTTCTTCTTGCCTCTTCTGACTTTGTGGTTGCAAGTTGTAtatatgtcttttaaattatcCATTATAAATTAATAGGAGTTAAGAAGacaaatttaaaaattaagaaagaaagaaagaaagaaaatttagTAATGATTGAATACATACCTGTACATTTCCAATTAGGTATAGAAGCAAAAGTAAGCCCAATATGGAAATAAGAACTGCAAACAAGTTTTCATGCACATTGCTACTTGTGTCAAGATTTTGACCACAAGAactgaaaataataataataagaagaagaaccaTGGAGATTAGAGATGTGATCACACACATTAATTATATGAGATTTTTCAAATAGAAGGTTAAGTATATGTATGCAAACCTTAAATTTCTCAAACCCCACCAAAAACTAGAAGTGAATTTTTGCAGAAAATCTGATTTGCAGACTATACGAGATTCAAGAGCATGAGAAAATATTCCAAAATTGAAGACAGATGCATTTGGGGGATTAACGGGGCAATACTCATTCAACTTTGTCAAATTCTTAATGGGGTGACTGCCATGACAGTAAAAAGGACCAGGTTTGCATTCCTGAGATCCAAGAGTTTTACAAGCAATGTGCCAGCAAGCTGTTTCAcgaaaaattgaaaagaaatacCAAAAGGCTCCAAGCACCTATGCCAATATATATAAAATTGATCATGTgcttttggtaaaaaaaaaaatgaaaataataataatatgattcaTGATATATACTTACATGACCAAAAATAAtgtaaagaaagaagaagaaggcaccTCTGACCCATACACGTTGAGTGAGTGAGTCAAAAGTCCTTCCTAAGTCTTTGGCTGAAAGGTACACACGAAGAATCCGAGGAACATATTGGAAAAGTAGTAGTAAGTTGAGAAACTCTCTTGCAAACAAAGATTTTGATGCTGTAATCTTGGGAAAGTACATCAAAACCACCACCTATATACGTACAAATTCTTTATTAGTTATATACACGAATTAAATCTAACCAGTAAATACATTGAATGTGACTTAGTGTTTGTTACCTGAGGGAGAGGAAGAATGGCTAAAATATCAATTAGAAGATAAGACCAAGGAAGACCTATAAAAATAGATTGACCAAGTTCCTTAGACGTTGCAATTGCAGATTGAAGCTGAAAAATGATGTTTAGAATGTAGGAGAAATCGGTAAGGAATCGCAAAACAAGAAATATTTGCATCATATTGTGGTCAATATTGAGGCACTTTTGGTCATCGTTTACAATTGGAATGTAGAGGAACAATGGATCGATTGTGACTCCAATTACACATGAAACTAGGAAAATCTTATTCCATTTTCTAGAGTATGCTGCCCATGGGTTTAGTGCTGAATGATTTTGCCTTCCATCTTTCTTGGCCTTGGAATCTTGCTTTTCATTCCTAAAAGAAAAGATTAATTTGATATTTCTAAAGAATATATAGATTCCACATGGCATAGAAAAATTAATAATCTCACTATTCAGGAAAACcataaattaataatttcatAACCCAATTAAGAGAACTTTGAATGATTTCGGAGAATTGCTAAAGGGCACTACTGGTATTCAACACCATAAGTATGTGGCATATTGTTATTGGTATAATCTAATATCGGGTCCcacttattttaatttaatatgtaTTATGAGGTATCGCTAACCAATTATAGAGTgtcacctcatgtggtgttgggcACTATAAGAGGCCTGATAGTAACATTTATAAATTGGTACGTTGGATATCTACTTTCCTAAATTTAACATAATATGATCAATTCATCTCTATGATTAATATCAATCAATTTTTTTGGTCCCACATGTTACTAATTTGTACACGTTTTACAGTATatcaatatataaataataaataaaaaattagactgtgtaaacttttaatttttatttatttttccactAGTTCAAAGTAATGAATTAGTAGTATGAAAGGAAGTGTTAAATTAGTAGTAGTAAAGCAAATAAGATAAATATTGAACGGTATAATCGAtcgtaattaaaaaaaatacaaattttaggaaTCTTCAGCTTATAGCTCCTGAAGCACATAgtaataaataagaaaatttagGAATCTTCATGTATGGCTCAAATAAGAAAATTTGGATGAAATtaacatattaataaataaaaatacattattaattaattaccgcACTGTGCTGGAACCGTTGTATCCAGGAATATTCATAGCTGTGGTTTCCTCTCCTCTTGACGAAGAATGAATATATTACAATTCCTGCTGAATTATTTGACAGAGAAAATAGCAGGTAATTACATGAAAAATCAAATACCATTTTCCAATATGTGTGCAAATTAAAATTTGCATGcatattaaaaaatatgaaattatataattacatatatatacatactgaGTATGAAAAATACTCACCTGCAGAGGCTAGCTATTTCGCTCAGATGTTCATAGTAGAAAAAGGAATtagtataatataaatatatatatatatatatatataatatgaaacGAAGAAGGAAGATTTGTATATGCTTGGGTCAACAATCAACTCAACGTTGAATGACAGGTATACATATGTGTGGTTATTCTTTTTTgagcttattttttttttaaaaaaaaagaacatttaatttatttttatataaaagtttattattattattattcatcaaATTAAATAGTTTCTCTTGCTATAGTAATATTTGCATATCAAAGGTTtctgtttttttaattatttaataaaagaaatttcTGTGGTATAATACTTCAATATAATACATTAAGACATTGAAGAAGGGCGTTGGAGAAAGAACAAgtaaagctatgcaatcccacatcgcctagggaatgttaagtgtgatgattctaagactgagtaggtatgagactacatagttgaaaagagtttaaatagattgatgggtactacttgTGCCAACAAGGTGCATcatcttttcggtagcccatcacttgagaactctaaagttaagcgtgcttgacctggagtaatcttatgatgggtgacctcctgggaagttttcccaggaagcgtgcgagtgaggacaaagcacgctggaaagactcgtgttggtttgcagagacagtcgtcattctaggaagcagccttAGTGACGTagggtgttacaaatggtatcagagccttgacacagccagaagtgtggccgacggggacgtcagacccctaagggtgggtaattgtgacagtcagtatcccgtgatctgtaggggaaagaccgggtaaagctgtgcaatcccacatcgcgtGAGGAAGGTTTAGTGTGACGATTCTTAGACTGAGTAGGTATGGGAATACATAAAAATAGTTTcataaatagattgatgggtactacttatACCAACAAGAAGCATCATCTTTTCAataacccatca from Humulus lupulus chromosome 5, drHumLupu1.1, whole genome shotgun sequence encodes the following:
- the LOC133834320 gene encoding cyclic nucleotide-gated ion channel 1-like, which produces MNIPGYNGSSTVRNEKQDSKAKKDGRQNHSALNPWAAYSRKWNKIFLVSCVIGVTIDPLFLYIPIVNDDQKCLNIDHNMMQIFLVLRFLTDFSYILNIIFQLQSAIATSKELGQSIFIGLPWSYLLIDILAILPLPQVVVLMYFPKITASKSLFAREFLNLLLLFQYVPRILRVYLSAKDLGRTFDSLTQRVWVRGAFFFFLYIIFGHVLGAFWYFFSIFRETACWHIACKTLGSQECKPGPFYCHGSHPIKNLTKLNEYCPVNPPNASVFNFGIFSHALESRIVCKSDFLQKFTSSFWWGLRNLSSCGQNLDTSSNVHENLFAVLISILGLLLLLYLIGNVQTYIQLATTKSEEARRNISSKQREIDLHLSHLDLPPKKRVVIKRYLSRAMKEGKEFDIEQLVSLLNVKARHNQHNTETFPGLVIKLLDVKKHEKNAAERKAKSWIQQFESLEPKIETIMEYARLRLQEGKDVDIVHLCHILPSSLEVSIKKLICLPMISKVPLLQNIDDKVLENFCSVLKPVIYSENSYIIRKGEPLDMMLFILQGVVWTFDSSTSSIERLRNGDYYGNELVEWELNTSRCSKFPVSICNLKSHTKVEAFALRAIDFEEVLLKCWCKFFQSLPNNEAMSEGMRSFAATYLQRAFRRYMNKKKSQQKKGPGQDREEIKEIIIN